One genomic window of Gossypium hirsutum isolate 1008001.06 chromosome D11, Gossypium_hirsutum_v2.1, whole genome shotgun sequence includes the following:
- the LOC107913380 gene encoding uncharacterized tRNA/rRNA methyltransferase slr1673 isoform X1 → MLCSYKLWVQASYPPHLKLLNQNSNIPIPKTKTQFQRKSLDSRFDDIDDDADGSGLRKFALPSHVKSITSTSNPFVKHCLKLKNSSSYRHSHASALVVGTTPIREIYRYKESSQEKTVIDYLLLLENAEIPEGLDTHSCHVVRIGSMVMKKLSGVQSAESIEAIALMRFPTSFLNLTVDQNKSDSQSWFPSTHRILVLDGIQDPGNLGTLIRSAMAFQWDGIFLLPGCCDPFNEKALRASRGASFQLPIVSGSWYHLQTLKDTFNMKMLAGHPDIDGKLKKPFSLSQEFVHSVAHVPSCLVLGSEGRGLSEKSQLKCELVSIPMTGKFESLNVSVAGGIFLYMLQPKN, encoded by the exons ATGCTATGCTCGTACAAGCTTTGGGTACAAGCTAGTTATCCTCCTCACTTGAAACTACtaaatcagaattccaatattccAATCCCTAAAACAAAGACCCAATTCCAAAGGAAGTCTCTTGACAGTAGATTTGACGATATTGATGACGATGCTGATGGTTCTGGGTTAAGGAAATTTGCATTGCCATCCCATGTTAAATCCATTACAAGCACTTCAAACCCATTTGTAAAACACTGTCTTAAGCTCAAGAACAGCTCTTCCTATCGCCATTCTCATGCTTCTGCTCTTGTTGTGGGCACTACTCCTATCAG GGAAATATACAGGTATAAAGAATCTTCACAAGAGAAAACTGTAATAGATTATTTGCTACTGCTTGAAAATGCTGAGATCCCTGAAGGACTAGATACTCACTCTTGTCATGTTGTTCGAATAGGCTCTATGGTAATGAAAAAACTTTCTGGGGTGCAATCAGCTGAGTCCATCGAGGCAATTGCCTTGATGAGGTTCCCTAccagttttttaaatttaactgttGATCAAAACAAGTCAGATTCTCAAAGCTGGTTCCCATCCACCCATAGAATTTTAGTTCTCGATGGCATTCAG GACCCTGGTAATCTCGGCACATTAATCAGATCAGCTATGGCCTTTCAATGG GATGGTATATTTCTTCTTCCTGGTTGTTGTGATCCATTCAATGAGAAGGCGCTCAGAGCTAGCCGGGGAGCCTCCTTTCAGCTGCCTATAGTTTCCGGTAGTTGGTACCATCTTCAAACCCTGAAAGATACATTCAACATGAAGATGCTAGCTGGCCATCCAGATATTGACGGGAAATTGAAAAAGCCGTTTTCACTATCTCAAGAGTTCGTACACTCGGTAGCGCATGTTCCATCATGCTTGGTTTTGGGAAGTGAAGGACGTGGGCTTTCCGAGAAATCTCAGCTCAAATGTGAGCTCGTGAGCATTCCCATGACAGGAAAATTTGAGTCTCTCAACGTTTCTGTAGCTGGCGGGATTTTCTTGTACATGTTACAGCCTAAGAACTAA
- the LOC107913380 gene encoding uncharacterized tRNA/rRNA methyltransferase YsgA isoform X2, translating to MLLLLLWALLLSGKYTGSMVMKKLSGVQSAESIEAIALMRFPTSFLNLTVDQNKSDSQSWFPSTHRILVLDGIQDPGNLGTLIRSAMAFQWDGIFLLPGCCDPFNEKALRASRGASFQLPIVSGSWYHLQTLKDTFNMKMLAGHPDIDGKLKKPFSLSQEFVHSVAHVPSCLVLGSEGRGLSEKSQLKCELVSIPMTGKFESLNVSVAGGIFLYMLQPKN from the exons ATGCTTCTGCTCTTGTTGTGGGCACTACTCCTATCAG GGAAATATACAG GCTCTATGGTAATGAAAAAACTTTCTGGGGTGCAATCAGCTGAGTCCATCGAGGCAATTGCCTTGATGAGGTTCCCTAccagttttttaaatttaactgttGATCAAAACAAGTCAGATTCTCAAAGCTGGTTCCCATCCACCCATAGAATTTTAGTTCTCGATGGCATTCAG GACCCTGGTAATCTCGGCACATTAATCAGATCAGCTATGGCCTTTCAATGG GATGGTATATTTCTTCTTCCTGGTTGTTGTGATCCATTCAATGAGAAGGCGCTCAGAGCTAGCCGGGGAGCCTCCTTTCAGCTGCCTATAGTTTCCGGTAGTTGGTACCATCTTCAAACCCTGAAAGATACATTCAACATGAAGATGCTAGCTGGCCATCCAGATATTGACGGGAAATTGAAAAAGCCGTTTTCACTATCTCAAGAGTTCGTACACTCGGTAGCGCATGTTCCATCATGCTTGGTTTTGGGAAGTGAAGGACGTGGGCTTTCCGAGAAATCTCAGCTCAAATGTGAGCTCGTGAGCATTCCCATGACAGGAAAATTTGAGTCTCTCAACGTTTCTGTAGCTGGCGGGATTTTCTTGTACATGTTACAGCCTAAGAACTAA